The window CCTGTATCATTATTCGATTCGTTGTACGTAACATTGCCATCTGCTCCGACCGTTTGTGTCCACTTGTCCTCATTAGGTTCTGCTGCAATAGCGTCACCATCTGCAAAACCAGTAATAATGTTGCCAGCTACAACTGCTTGTGTATTTTTAAAATTGTGTACACCCAATTAAATGACCTCCTTACAGTGTTAGCACACCATTGATTTGTACTTTTTCCACCCCGCCAGCGATTACTAGACGGAAATTAATATCTGGTAAGTTACGCTGTGCAATCGTATTTTTCGGAATATCTTTACGGCGAGGGAAAGTGATTTGATAATCTGGTTCGCCATTGTCATCCTCTGCAATAATACCTTGTCGATATGCTGATTTGAAGCGAGTATCCATGCGAGCTACAATCATTGCAATACCTGCATCTGTGTACGGAACTTTCTTAACAGTTGCTAGTAGTTGGAATACATCCTCACGTAATCGTGCACGCAGGAAGTAATCTGCTTGAATCACGTCTAAATACTCCCCACCTATTGCTTTTCCAGATGCATTAATCAGCCAACCCATTTCACTAATACATGTTGTGGCATTGTTCGCGATAACTGTATTAATTTCCGCATTGGATAACTTAGCAGCACCAACACCGTTGATTTGCTTATGACTGAATACATAAGAACCGATAACCTGTGGAGCACCATAAGCAATTAATCCCTCGGCATGGTATGAATGTTCATCTTCATGTACTGACACTAGAACATTTTCATATTTATTTTTCAACTCTTCTGTCAACGCAATATTTTTAGTCGTTACGCCATAAATTTTCTCTTGTGTCGAAATCCATTCACATAACGCCTTAATTTCTGCATCGCCACTTTCTACAGATACAAGATAAAACCAATCGTTATTAGTTTTCACAAGGTCATTTAAGGCGGCAGGCAACGCTGTAACATCATCAGTACCGGAAATATATGAGGTACCATAACAAGCTAGTTCTCGTATTTTTGGTGACTGGCCAAACATACGTGTAGCTAATTTGTACTCTCTAGTTGTTTCAACAAAATCCTCTGCTACTTCTGAAATGTCTGTATAGATCTTGTAATCTAAATCTATATTTGTTGCGAGCATCAAAGGCAAACCGAAGCCTTTTTCTGCAACTGGCTTTGTCTCACGTGTAATATTGACCTCTACAAAACGTGATTTATCGGATGCAGCCATAACATCACTCCCTTTCCACTGTTAATTCGTATTCGACTTTATCGAAGTAATCAATTTCATATTCATCAGTTTCGTTGTAACGAATAATCACATCGAATCCCCACTTTTCATCGTAGGAATCCATAAGAAAAGTTGTTCTATTCCCAACTTCTGAAATACTAGCAACTGCTACGCCTAAACCATCTAAAAAGAAAGAACCTCGCCCCTCAAACCACTTCCGAAGCTGTGCTGCCACTTCTGAAGCGTTATCATGCGAAGTCCCATACGTATTGAATGAAATTGTAAAGTTGCGTTCTTGTGAACGTGTTTCTACCAAAGCATTTGGTTGATCTACATGAGATATGTTTTCTCGCCCTATGCCTTTACGGTCACCAATGATTTTGTAAGTAGCGTATGGCAATGGTGGTAGCTTACCAATTTGGTCGGCACGATTAAGCGTTACAGATGTATCAGTAGCTAGCTCATTACGAATTAATTTCATTAAATTCATTTCTTGCGCCACCTCATCAAATAAATATTGACGTCCGTATACTCTGAATAATCCTTAAAAGCTTGTATGGTATAAAACGCATCTTTATATTCAACACGAGTGCCTTCTGTTAATGGTTCAACCACCAGCAATTTTCGCTCTTTAGTTGAATATGTGCCATTTTCCGCATACTTCAAGTCGTCATTGCTGAGTGGTAGAATAATACCTGTCATGTTAGTCGGGACTTCTTGACCTTTTTTCCATTCTCCGTCGACATAATCGCCATCGCTCTGTATATGCGCGACAAAGGGTACACCTTGCGACCGGATAACGGATGCAAATGACATTTTTTCAGGCATTAACGTCTCACCACCTTATAAGTGATACGCATACGCAAGCCACCACTATCAATCAATGGATTACTAGAGCCTTTTTGAGCAATAGTAGACGATGCATTCGATGGATCATTTAATTCAGTGAGTTTCACTTGAATATCTCCTACCATCTTTGCCCCTAGTCGTTCACATAGTGTTTTTGCATCCATCCGACCTTGTAGTACATGCTCCAATTGTTTTTTCATGAACTTAACCCACTTATCGCTTTTCTCATCGAAAGTAGAACGCAAAAAAGAACGTTCAGGAATCACTATAGAACCTCTTTCTTTTCGAATAGTGATACCAAATTCATGTACTCCGGCAATCATGGCGTAAAAAGAATCATCACTACCAAAAACACCGACTTCAATCTCATATCTTCCTAATTCGCGTAATGATTGTATTATTTGAGGTATACGATTTGTACCACTTATCCTCACATCACTCATTACAACACCACCAAATTAATTGATTTCTTTGGAGCCGATTGTTCTTCTAACTCTTCCAACATACGTTGATATTCTTGACCATATTTAGTAGCAAGCAAACCGAAATTTTTACTTGGATCACTGTATTGACGTTCAATCACATCTACTTTTTCTCGGATAACTGTCTGTTGGCTAGTGATACTCAGCGAAGCCAGATGTGCTGTTAAATAACGAGTTAATCGCTCTTGATACTGCTCAGGTGCATTTAAAAAGGACACTTCCGAAGAAGCATCCTCAATGTACATTGTTAATCGTTCATCTGATATCGAAGTAAATTCATCACTAAGTATGCGAATACGTTC of the Lysinibacillus fusiformis genome contains:
- a CDS encoding DUF3383 family protein, whose product is MAASDKSRFVEVNITRETKPVAEKGFGLPLMLATNIDLDYKIYTDISEVAEDFVETTREYKLATRMFGQSPKIRELACYGTSYISGTDDVTALPAALNDLVKTNNDWFYLVSVESGDAEIKALCEWISTQEKIYGVTTKNIALTEELKNKYENVLVSVHEDEHSYHAEGLIAYGAPQVIGSYVFSHKQINGVGAAKLSNAEINTVIANNATTCISEMGWLINASGKAIGGEYLDVIQADYFLRARLREDVFQLLATVKKVPYTDAGIAMIVARMDTRFKSAYRQGIIAEDDNGEPDYQITFPRRKDIPKNTIAQRNLPDINFRLVIAGGVEKVQINGVLTL
- a CDS encoding phage neck terminator protein, with the translated sequence MNLMKLIRNELATDTSVTLNRADQIGKLPPLPYATYKIIGDRKGIGRENISHVDQPNALVETRSQERNFTISFNTYGTSHDNASEVAAQLRKWFEGRGSFFLDGLGVAVASISEVGNRTTFLMDSYDEKWGFDVIIRYNETDEYEIDYFDKVEYELTVERE
- a CDS encoding DUF4054 domain-containing protein, with the protein product MLLTSIERIRILSDEFTSISDERLTMYIEDASSEVSFLNAPEQYQERLTRYLTAHLASLSITSQQTVIREKVDVIERQYSDPSKNFGLLATKYGQEYQRMLEELEEQSAPKKSINLVVL